A stretch of DNA from Leptolyngbya sp. SIO1E4:
AGCCAAGCCTGACAAGGCTTGAGGGGTCAAATCTTTGGCGGCGGCTCGTTGCCGGTAGCTTTGCCCAGTCCTCGTTGAATCAGTTCTAGTTTTCAGGGGAGCGGTTGAGGATGAGAACTCACCAGGGCGGTTTTTTTGCTGTGGAGGTGATTTTGATGGGCTGAGGGTGTCTGGTCTGTCCGTAGTCTCTTTGCTGCCAACAAAGATAGGTGTATTTTGTTCTAAGGTCGGGTTGATCAGATCCCCAGGCAGGGTTTTCATAAAATCTCGGGCCCAAGCTCGGGTGCTTTCGCGATCTGTCTCCAACATTTCCTGACAGAGGGCGATCGCCGCTTCGTATTGTTCATTGCCTTTATAGGCTTTAGCCAGGCTGGTTTTACCCCAGGCATAGTTGGGGTAACTGTCATCGGCACCTCGAATAAAGTCTTCCAGGGCGGCGATCGCCGCCCTATAATCTCGTTTTCGCAAACGCTTGATGCCCTCTTCCAGAATCTGTTCCACTGCTTCTGGGGTAAGGGGTTCTGTGGGAGCTAGGCGAGCCAACGGGTGGGGAAGATCGCCCGAGAAAGAATCGCTGGGAGCTGTTGCAGAAGTTTGTTTCGACTGAGGTTGGATAGCAGCGGACTGGGCTGGCACCTTTTCAAGCATCTTTGCGGCCCACTGACGAATCTTGGGATTGTCCGCTTGGATAAGTTGCTGGCATAGGGCCTCCGCTTGGGAAGACCGTCCGGCTTTTAGGTAGGCCCGGACTAGCCACCCCTGAGCTTGAAACTGGTCTTGAACATTGATTGTGGTCTCACTACAGACCTGTTCAAAAATCTGAATCGCACTCAGGGCGTCCCCCTTTTTTAGGGCTTGGATCCCCGACTGCAAAGAGTCTGCCATGGTGCGAACCCTCCTTTTTGTCGCTTTGGTTTTACTTATTGCGTTGTTTAGTTAATCAGTCACGATCTAAAGGTTGGAACATCTTTGAGTCAGATACCAATGAAATGCTTTAGTAGTCCCGACCAATCCCAGAATTCACTATTCGCTAATCAGTAAAGTAATCCTTCTAAAGTTGGCTCTTTAAACTTGAGCCAGTAGTGCCTTTTAAGTAGGAACGACTACTTAGTTCTATACAACACCTCTATCCGCATCGAATTGGAGA
This window harbors:
- a CDS encoding tetratricopeptide repeat protein — protein: MADSLQSGIQALKKGDALSAIQIFEQVCSETTINVQDQFQAQGWLVRAYLKAGRSSQAEALCQQLIQADNPKIRQWAAKMLEKVPAQSAAIQPQSKQTSATAPSDSFSGDLPHPLARLAPTEPLTPEAVEQILEEGIKRLRKRDYRAAIAALEDFIRGADDSYPNYAWGKTSLAKAYKGNEQYEAAIALCQEMLETDRESTRAWARDFMKTLPGDLINPTLEQNTPIFVGSKETTDRPDTLSPSKSPPQQKNRPGEFSSSTAPLKTRTDSTRTGQSYRQRAAAKDLTPQALSGLAHGCISLLASLLLFVLFADSIAANVLGLLRMAVPVVILLRTKDPVVKANAKEATNYAITAIVLLIIVYLGSFFLALGAAAILIGAWPIFLLIGLFILIYSIAFSIWPIYAAVVSARQLGRIVRYPNWLVLRVLDTK